The following coding sequences lie in one Oncorhynchus kisutch isolate 150728-3 linkage group LG17, Okis_V2, whole genome shotgun sequence genomic window:
- the LOC109875585 gene encoding nuclear transport factor 2-like, translating to MASKPVWEQIGAGFVQHYYQQFDSDRTKLADLYTDASCLTWEGVGFQGHKAIMEKITSLPFQSIQHSITAQDHQPTPDSCVMSMVMGQLKADTDQVMGFQQTFLLKNVDNKWICTNDMFRLALHNFGA from the exons ATGGCAAGCAAACCGGTTTGGGAGCAGATAGGTGCAGGCTTTGTGCAACATTATTACCAACAGTTTGATTCTGATAGAACCAAACTCGCCGATCTCTAT ACTGATGCGTCATGTTTAACATGGGAAGGAGTTGGTTTCCAGGGGCATAAAGCCATTATGGAGAAGATCACT AGCTTACCATTCCAGTCAATTCAGCACAGCATCACCGCACAGGACCACCAGCCCACGCCAGACAGCTGTGTAATGAGCATGGTGATGGGACAGCTCAAG GCTGACACTGACCAGGTGATGGGTTTTCAACAAACGTTCCTGCTGAAGAACGTGGACAACAAATGGATCTGCACAAATGACATGTTCAGATTGGCACTACATAACTTTGGAGCATAG
- the LOC109875609 gene encoding biogenesis of lysosome-related organelles complex 1 subunit 4 yields the protein MEPRIENRVDVLSPLEESSAEVSRDSGIVSQSVSSLSMLSEALSNGTVSQSPSFDAAVLRSPSFNSEEPDTDHNEEDDILRHTTLSYSSYIRDTAGDEILGLEKSLEEMLTRVDEFVGMLDMIRNDTSQIVNENLPQIHRKSEEMRQIYRKIDKLDVFVKMVGANVNVMEEHVTQAEKEQGTLPGAFRKIFRTISVPSFLNKPASPSRQQHQELPPVLRTDDYFIPHPGH from the exons ATGGAGCCTAGGATCGAAAATAGGGTAGATGTTCTCTCCCCGCTGGAGGAGTCCAGTGCCGAGGTGAGTCGGGACAGTGGCATCGTGTCGCAGAGTGTGAGCAGTTTATCCATGTTGAGCGAGGCCCTAAGCAATGGTACCGTGTCGCAAAGCCCCAGCTTCGACGCAGCAGTCTTGCGGAGTCCGAGCTTCAACTCCGAGGAACCCGACACGGATCACAACGAGGAGGATGATATCCTGAGACACACTACCCTAAGTTACTCCTCTTACATCAGAGATACTGCTGGAGACGAG ATCCTGGGTTTGGAGAAAAGTCTGGAGGAAATGCTTACTAGGGTGGATGAATTTGTTGGAATGCTTGACATG ATCCGCAACGACACATCACAGATTGTCAACGAGAACCTACCTCAAATACATAGAAAATCAGAAGAGATGAGACAAATATACAGAAAGATTGACAAGTTGGAT GTGTTTGTGAAGATGGTGGGTGCCAATGTGAATGTCATGGAGGAGCATGTCACTCAGGCAGAGAAGGAACAAGGAACCCTGCCGGGCGCCTTTAGAAAGATCTTCCGTACCATTAGTGTCCCGAGCTTTCTAAAT AAACCAGCCAGCCCCAGTAGACAGCAGCATCAGGAGCTTCCCCCAGTGTTGAGAACAGATGATTATTTCATCCCACACCCAGGACACTGA